A single Parabacteroides timonensis DNA region contains:
- a CDS encoding 3-keto-disaccharide hydrolase, with protein sequence MESVMKRVTATSLLASCAVSLALFTSCTSTEQNTLTPEEVADGWQLLFDGKTLNGWKDYNGTTLTQPWHVVDGCIQAKGDGSDASGYIVTDKQYENFELSWDWKLSKGGNSGMLYHVVERPQFAVPYVTGPEYQLIDEPNFPEPLEEWQKLGVDYAMHLPDKSKMKVNPQGEWNNSKIVFDNGHVEHWLNGQKILEFEAWTDDWYEKKNSGKWSNAPEYGLAKKGVLCLQDHGYPASFRNLKIKELPRKSQEVNLFNGVDLKGWEAYGTELWYVKDGLLICESGPDKKYGYLATRDYYDDFDLTVEFKQEADGNSGVFIRSFIEEDVKVNGWQVEVAPKGHDTGGIYESYGRGWLVQIPDEKETILKEGDWNTMRIKVQGDNVQTWLNGEEMVNINDEKIGAGQGRIALQIHDGGGIKVLWRNLKLKTL encoded by the coding sequence ATGGAATCAGTAATGAAAAGAGTAACGGCCACTAGCCTGCTAGCCTCTTGTGCAGTATCATTAGCTCTGTTTACTTCATGTACAAGTACAGAACAAAACACTCTTACTCCCGAAGAGGTCGCCGACGGTTGGCAGCTCCTTTTCGACGGAAAAACACTCAACGGTTGGAAAGATTACAATGGAACTACTCTCACCCAGCCGTGGCATGTAGTAGACGGATGTATCCAGGCCAAAGGCGATGGCAGTGATGCTAGTGGTTATATCGTAACCGACAAACAGTATGAAAACTTCGAATTGTCATGGGATTGGAAACTTTCTAAAGGTGGCAACAGTGGTATGCTTTACCATGTAGTAGAACGTCCTCAGTTTGCCGTCCCTTATGTAACAGGACCGGAATATCAATTAATCGACGAACCGAACTTCCCGGAACCATTGGAAGAATGGCAAAAGCTGGGTGTTGATTACGCTATGCATTTGCCAGACAAGTCTAAAATGAAAGTCAATCCGCAAGGCGAATGGAACAACTCAAAAATTGTATTCGACAATGGCCATGTAGAACATTGGTTGAACGGACAAAAGATTTTAGAATTTGAAGCTTGGACAGACGATTGGTATGAAAAGAAAAATAGTGGAAAATGGTCCAATGCCCCCGAATATGGTTTGGCAAAGAAAGGTGTCCTTTGTTTACAGGATCATGGTTATCCTGCCTCTTTCCGTAATTTAAAGATCAAAGAACTCCCCCGCAAAAGCCAGGAAGTGAACTTATTCAACGGTGTAGACCTGAAAGGCTGGGAAGCATACGGAACTGAATTATGGTATGTGAAAGACGGCTTACTGATTTGTGAAAGCGGTCCTGACAAGAAATATGGCTATCTGGCAACTCGTGATTACTACGATGATTTTGATTTAACTGTTGAGTTCAAACAAGAAGCAGACGGTAATTCAGGCGTATTCATCCGTTCTTTTATTGAAGAAGATGTAAAAGTAAACGGATGGCAGGTTGAAGTTGCTCCTAAAGGACACGACACCGGAGGAATTTACGAATCATACGGACGCGGATGGTTGGTGCAGATTCCGGATGAAAAAGAAACAATCCTAAAAGAAGGTGACTGGAATACCATGCGTATCAAAGTTCAGGGAGATAACGTACAAACCTGGCTGAACGGAGAAGAAATGGTTAACATTAACGATGAAAAAATTGGAGCCGGACAAGGCCGCATCGCTTTGCAAATTCATGATGGCGGCGGAATCAAAGTTCTATGGCGTAATCTGAAACTGAAAACGTTATAA
- a CDS encoding beta-N-acetylhexosaminidase, whose product MKSSFLVTLYFLFLCACQAPPVEEYSVIPQPQEISYTPGVFKMGNHPAISYSGDLANEAQYLQNALTADFSIKPTIEEGKGSINLILDPAVLQDKPEGYQMEVASGKITIKSSTSAGVLNGIQTLRQIIKEKDGKYLVQRATISDYPAFSWRAFMLDEGRYFKGKDVVLKLLDEMAGLKMNVFHWHLTNDQGWRIEIKKYPKLTEVGAFRDSSEINHFNSNVYDGKPHGGFYTQEDIKEIVDYASKRHITVVPEVSMPGHASAAIASYPWLGTSGKQIRVPGKFGVHYEVFNVSDPRVMEFLDDVTNEVIALFPSPVFHIGGDEVKYDQWKASPAIRSYMAKNGLKTPAELQIYFTNEISNMLASKGKRMMGWNEITGDKLHEYQSAEDTKEVDQQLAKGTIVHFWKGDPALIKKTIDKGYDVVNSYHEYTYVDYSYESIPLSKAYAFNPVPEGLSPEEQSRVLGLGCQMWGEFIPTVESMNQKIYPRIAAYAETGWTSMDKKDYNRFLNSLNYFKNKWSSEGIVTGPTE is encoded by the coding sequence ATGAAATCTAGTTTTCTTGTAACCTTGTATTTTCTTTTCCTTTGTGCCTGCCAGGCTCCTCCCGTTGAAGAATATTCGGTCATTCCTCAACCTCAGGAGATCAGTTATACTCCGGGGGTTTTTAAAATGGGTAATCATCCGGCTATTTCTTATTCCGGAGATCTGGCTAATGAGGCTCAGTACCTGCAGAATGCACTTACAGCCGATTTTTCAATTAAGCCGACCATAGAGGAAGGGAAAGGTTCTATTAATCTGATTCTCGATCCTGCTGTTTTGCAGGATAAACCGGAAGGTTATCAGATGGAAGTGGCTTCCGGTAAGATTACAATAAAGTCAAGTACTTCTGCCGGTGTCTTAAACGGAATACAAACTTTACGTCAGATCATAAAGGAAAAAGACGGGAAATATTTGGTGCAAAGAGCTACTATTTCTGATTATCCGGCTTTTTCCTGGCGTGCTTTTATGTTGGATGAAGGACGTTATTTTAAAGGTAAAGATGTTGTGCTGAAATTGCTGGATGAAATGGCCGGGTTGAAAATGAATGTTTTTCATTGGCATCTCACAAATGATCAAGGTTGGAGAATAGAGATAAAGAAGTATCCAAAACTAACAGAGGTTGGTGCTTTTCGTGATTCTTCTGAAATTAACCATTTTAATAGTAATGTGTATGATGGAAAACCGCATGGTGGGTTTTATACACAAGAAGATATAAAGGAAATTGTCGACTATGCTTCAAAACGACACATTACGGTTGTTCCGGAGGTCAGCATGCCTGGACATGCTAGTGCGGCTATTGCTTCATATCCTTGGTTGGGTACGAGTGGAAAACAGATCAGGGTGCCGGGTAAATTTGGTGTTCATTACGAGGTTTTTAATGTTTCCGATCCTAGGGTGATGGAATTTTTGGATGATGTGACAAACGAGGTTATTGCTTTATTCCCCAGTCCGGTATTTCATATCGGAGGTGATGAAGTGAAATATGACCAATGGAAGGCCTCTCCGGCTATACGTAGCTATATGGCTAAGAATGGTTTGAAAACACCTGCCGAACTTCAGATCTATTTTACCAATGAGATTTCCAATATGTTGGCTTCAAAAGGAAAGCGTATGATGGGATGGAATGAGATCACTGGAGATAAACTGCATGAATATCAGTCTGCTGAAGATACAAAAGAAGTCGATCAGCAACTGGCTAAAGGGACGATCGTTCATTTCTGGAAAGGCGATCCGGCTCTTATCAAGAAAACGATTGATAAAGGATACGATGTGGTAAACTCTTATCATGAATACACTTATGTGGATTATAGCTATGAGTCTATTCCGCTATCTAAAGCTTATGCATTTAATCCGGTGCCGGAAGGATTATCTCCTGAAGAACAAAGTCGTGTTCTGGGACTCGGTTGCCAGATGTGGGGAGAATTTATTCCTACGGTTGAAAGCATGAATCAGAAAATCTATCCGCGTATTGCTGCCTACGCAGAAACCGGGTGGACTAGTATGGATAAAAAAGATTACAACCGTTTCCTGAATTCGCTTAACTACTTTAAAAATAAGTGGTCATCGGAAGGTATTGTGACAGGTCCGACTGAATAA
- a CDS encoding Spy/CpxP family protein refolding chaperone, producing the protein MKKVIGLFLVILISSTTVFAQSGNRQGRKGDPSKRSEKIIEELKLDDKQAADFRKVEADFREQMKKEREVVKEDREKMREKMTAMRTEKDAQIKKILTDEQYNQYLERQKKVDSPRKKGHGRK; encoded by the coding sequence ATGAAGAAGGTAATAGGATTGTTTTTGGTTATCCTGATTAGTTCAACAACCGTTTTTGCCCAGAGTGGTAATCGACAAGGAAGGAAAGGAGATCCTTCAAAACGTAGTGAGAAAATAATCGAAGAATTGAAACTCGATGATAAGCAAGCTGCGGATTTTCGTAAAGTGGAAGCTGATTTTAGAGAGCAGATGAAAAAGGAACGTGAAGTTGTAAAAGAAGATCGTGAAAAGATGCGTGAAAAAATGACAGCTATGCGTACTGAGAAAGATGCTCAGATAAAGAAGATTCTAACTGATGAACAGTACAATCAATATCTGGAAAGACAGAAAAAAGTGGATAGCCCTCGTAAAAAAGGACATGGACGTAAGTGA
- a CDS encoding alpha-L-rhamnosidase-related protein encodes MIHKILNRTLLLFLAVCLNVLSQAEELKPSGLLTDLIEHTDRTWINGILSNIPVWQKEEVIEPIESVKICSTHPTFSWIVPGEKQNTRQIAYRIIVSDNYAEAVSGNGTIWDSGQIRDGRSTAILYKGTALREDKVYFWRVKTVTNTDGESEWSDVKAFLTADSLSEYAASHYPQVKTADHPVNIHLVEKKVWLADFGKDAFGQLLITLTANSDKDKVIVHLGECITNGRVDRNPGGTIRYHSYSLSLLKGTHTYRIKIAKDKRNTSQAAVLMPTYVGEVVPFRFCEIEGYEPVLKQENITREYIHYPFDETASSFYCSNDTLNQIWDLCKYSIKATSFAGIYVDGDRERIPYEADALINQLSHYSVDREYSLARRSYEYLLKSPTWPTEWILQAIMIAWYDYLYTGDNRSLKATYQQLKPRTLMQLREKNGLISTTTGLQTPEFRKSIHFNGEIRDIVDWPHTGILGLNNEEGGETDGFVFTDYNVVTNAFHYEVLMQMADIGRVIGEIEEADFYKRQAEMFKKRYNQLFFDKRRGVYRDGISTEHASLHGNMFPLTFNMVPEGNKKGVLDFLKTRDMACSVYGSQFLMDALYNAGGADYALQMLTKTDDRSWYNMIRVGSTISLEAWDNKYKPNQDWNHAWGSAPANIIPRKLMGIEPLSPAFETFRVKPQPSTLESASIKMPTIRGEIEVSFINKPASFELLARIPSNTLADIYLPVRKKVKSVAMNGERIQKLKQVDGYILLEDVGSGVYQFEIEFGGN; translated from the coding sequence ATGATACATAAAATATTAAACAGAACTCTTCTCTTGTTTTTGGCTGTTTGCCTAAATGTGTTATCCCAGGCGGAAGAACTTAAACCGTCAGGACTTTTAACCGATTTGATAGAACATACCGATCGGACCTGGATAAATGGTATCTTGTCTAATATTCCTGTCTGGCAAAAGGAGGAAGTGATTGAGCCTATTGAATCTGTGAAGATATGTTCAACACATCCGACATTTAGTTGGATTGTTCCGGGAGAAAAACAAAATACCAGGCAGATAGCTTATCGTATTATCGTATCTGATAATTATGCAGAAGCTGTTTCAGGTAATGGAACGATTTGGGATAGCGGACAGATTAGAGATGGACGATCGACAGCTATTTTGTATAAGGGAACTGCTTTACGGGAAGATAAGGTTTATTTTTGGCGGGTAAAAACCGTTACAAATACGGATGGTGAGAGTGAATGGTCTGATGTGAAGGCATTCCTTACAGCTGACTCTTTGTCTGAATATGCAGCCAGTCATTATCCACAGGTGAAAACAGCAGATCATCCTGTTAATATTCATTTGGTGGAAAAGAAGGTATGGCTAGCCGATTTTGGTAAAGATGCTTTTGGGCAATTATTGATAACTTTAACGGCCAACTCCGATAAGGATAAAGTGATTGTGCATTTGGGAGAATGTATCACTAACGGGCGCGTGGATCGTAATCCTGGAGGAACTATTCGTTATCATAGTTATTCGTTGTCTTTATTGAAAGGTACACATACCTATCGGATTAAAATCGCAAAAGACAAACGGAATACAAGTCAGGCTGCCGTGTTGATGCCTACTTATGTTGGAGAGGTTGTTCCTTTTCGTTTTTGTGAAATTGAGGGATATGAACCTGTTCTGAAACAGGAAAATATAACCCGTGAATATATTCATTATCCTTTTGACGAGACAGCATCTTCTTTTTATTGTAGCAATGATACGTTGAATCAGATATGGGATTTATGTAAGTATTCCATAAAAGCGACATCTTTTGCGGGTATATATGTCGATGGAGATCGGGAACGTATTCCTTATGAAGCGGATGCTTTGATCAACCAATTAAGTCATTATAGTGTAGATAGGGAATATTCTTTGGCTCGACGGTCTTATGAGTATTTGTTAAAATCACCAACTTGGCCTACAGAATGGATTTTGCAGGCTATTATGATAGCCTGGTATGATTATTTATATACTGGCGATAATCGCTCTTTGAAAGCGACTTATCAACAGTTGAAACCTCGGACATTGATGCAATTGAGAGAAAAAAATGGTTTGATTAGTACGACTACAGGATTACAAACCCCTGAATTTCGGAAGTCCATTCACTTCAATGGAGAGATCCGGGATATTGTGGATTGGCCTCATACAGGGATATTAGGATTAAATAATGAAGAAGGTGGTGAAACAGATGGTTTTGTTTTCACAGATTATAATGTTGTAACGAATGCTTTTCATTATGAGGTTCTGATGCAAATGGCAGACATCGGTAGAGTAATCGGAGAGATAGAAGAGGCTGATTTTTATAAACGACAAGCAGAAATGTTTAAGAAACGATATAATCAACTTTTCTTTGATAAAAGAAGAGGTGTTTATCGGGATGGTATTTCAACAGAGCATGCTTCTTTACATGGGAATATGTTTCCCCTGACTTTTAATATGGTACCAGAGGGAAATAAGAAAGGGGTATTGGACTTTTTGAAAACTCGTGATATGGCTTGCAGCGTATATGGTTCTCAGTTTCTAATGGATGCCCTTTATAATGCTGGAGGGGCAGACTATGCTTTACAGATGTTGACAAAGACTGATGACCGAAGTTGGTATAATATGATTCGCGTTGGCTCTACGATTTCTTTGGAGGCTTGGGATAATAAATATAAACCGAATCAAGACTGGAACCATGCATGGGGAAGTGCTCCAGCTAATATTATTCCCCGTAAACTGATGGGAATTGAGCCTCTTAGTCCGGCATTTGAAACCTTTAGGGTCAAGCCTCAGCCTTCAACCTTGGAAAGCGCCTCAATAAAAATGCCAACTATTCGTGGAGAGATTGAAGTTTCATTTATAAATAAACCAGCTAGTTTTGAGTTGCTGGCTCGTATCCCCTCTAATACTTTGGCTGATATCTACTTACCGGTGAGGAAGAAAGTCAAAAGTGTGGCGATGAATGGAGAAAGAATTCAAAAGCTAAAACAGGTAGATGGATATATTCTCCTTGAAGATGTTGGATCTGGTGTATATCAGTTTGAAATAGAATTTGGAGGAAATTGA
- a CDS encoding glycosyl hydrolase has protein sequence MRKKITGLLFIVLTLCCSCQNTKQGEVQTGKDIDYNYLKSHFQKPERIYGVNCWWWWLNGNVTKEAITKDLEAMKSKNFQGAMIFDAGGHNQRGNKDIPEGPEFGSKEWNELFVYALDEAKRVGLEVGFNIQSGWNLGGPCVTPQYAAKQLTYTEFKVSGGKVITQQMPDPLIRKGFYKDIVVLAFPIDETLQTDEGIESLDLKLGFHELGGSAPDCRFLLTNTPYQTTQETGRKFYRIDRSNIIDLTAQMDKKGLLTCDIPPGEWCIMRIGYTCTNSEVSTSSNSWQGNVLDYMSKEAFDFYWNNVVEPIFNAAGDHVGTTLKFMETDSWECGGMNWTDNFVDEFRSYRGYDLLTYLPVIAGYVVDDIDTSNAFLADFRKTLGELVAHNHYAQFAEHAHHYNMGIQPESAGPHAGPMDGIKNYGFSDIVMSEFWSPSPHRPRARDRFFLKQASSAAHIYGKKIVGAESFTTIGPQWNDELWSEQKPSFDHEICSGLNRLYFHTFTCSPAEMGLPGQEYFAGTHINPQVTWWEKSDALINYIQRIQMLVQNGRFVADVLYYYGDHVPNVFPFKDWDPAGVMPGFDYDVTDETIFTQLKVVNGEIVVPGGISYRVLVLPNHRVLSLTVLEKVKDLLEQGAHIIGYKPDKMISLTGGNSAQEHFKELSDDIWGTNEEGSGERKYGKGKIIWGVSAKNYLFSLNIPADFSIWENKNETDYDYIHYTIGTTHIYFISNQTGECRNIMAQFRLSGFQPELWDALTGEIREAKAFNQKEGSTTVPLSLEPYGSIFVIFNREIDKSTQGKGISNYPKYETLQEISGPWIVNFNSQRGAPASISFPELADWTTNTNENIKYYSGSAVYNKTFNVSFSKEKDISYFLQLENVKDVGIASVRLNGKDKGILWTKPFRVNITNELREGENSLEIEVINSWYNRVAGDEMGQDRKKYTNTNIVLGHDFAGRTIQQIPLEPSGLLGPVTIRKGILE, from the coding sequence ATGAGAAAGAAAATAACCGGACTGCTCTTTATTGTACTAACTTTATGCTGTAGTTGCCAAAATACAAAACAAGGAGAGGTCCAGACAGGTAAAGACATTGACTATAATTATTTGAAATCCCATTTTCAAAAACCGGAAAGAATTTATGGGGTAAATTGTTGGTGGTGGTGGCTTAATGGAAATGTGACAAAGGAGGCTATCACCAAAGATCTGGAAGCCATGAAATCGAAAAATTTTCAAGGAGCTATGATTTTTGATGCAGGAGGCCATAATCAACGTGGAAATAAAGATATCCCGGAAGGGCCTGAATTTGGAAGTAAAGAATGGAATGAGTTGTTTGTATATGCTTTGGACGAAGCTAAAAGAGTTGGATTGGAAGTTGGATTTAATATACAAAGTGGTTGGAATTTGGGTGGTCCGTGTGTCACCCCTCAGTATGCTGCTAAACAACTGACATATACGGAGTTTAAAGTATCCGGAGGAAAAGTAATCACGCAACAAATGCCTGATCCTCTTATTCGTAAAGGTTTTTATAAAGATATCGTAGTGTTGGCTTTCCCAATAGATGAAACATTACAAACTGATGAAGGTATAGAGTCACTTGATTTGAAGTTAGGTTTTCACGAATTAGGAGGCTCTGCTCCGGACTGTCGTTTCTTATTAACGAATACTCCTTATCAGACTACACAGGAAACTGGTCGAAAATTTTATCGAATAGATCGGAGTAATATTATTGATTTGACGGCACAAATGGATAAAAAAGGTTTACTTACATGTGATATACCGCCAGGAGAATGGTGTATTATGCGTATTGGTTATACATGCACAAATTCAGAGGTTTCTACATCAAGCAATAGTTGGCAGGGGAATGTACTAGACTATATGAGTAAAGAGGCTTTTGATTTTTATTGGAACAATGTTGTAGAACCGATATTTAATGCAGCAGGTGATCATGTTGGCACCACTTTGAAATTTATGGAAACCGATAGTTGGGAATGTGGGGGAATGAATTGGACTGACAATTTTGTGGATGAATTTCGTTCTTATCGGGGATATGATTTGTTAACCTATTTACCTGTTATAGCTGGGTATGTTGTTGATGATATTGATACTTCAAATGCGTTTCTGGCTGATTTCAGGAAAACATTAGGTGAATTAGTCGCTCATAATCATTATGCGCAGTTTGCTGAACATGCTCATCATTACAATATGGGAATACAGCCGGAATCGGCCGGTCCGCATGCCGGTCCTATGGATGGAATAAAAAATTATGGTTTCAGCGATATTGTCATGAGTGAATTTTGGTCACCATCACCTCACCGCCCCAGAGCTAGAGACCGTTTCTTTTTGAAACAGGCCTCTTCCGCAGCACATATTTACGGGAAGAAAATTGTGGGTGCTGAATCGTTTACAACGATCGGTCCGCAGTGGAATGATGAATTGTGGAGTGAACAAAAGCCATCGTTTGATCATGAAATTTGTTCAGGACTTAATCGTCTGTATTTTCATACTTTTACATGTTCTCCTGCGGAAATGGGATTGCCTGGACAAGAGTATTTTGCAGGTACGCATATTAATCCACAAGTTACCTGGTGGGAAAAATCTGATGCACTGATTAATTATATACAACGCATACAAATGTTGGTTCAAAATGGTAGATTTGTAGCAGATGTATTGTATTATTATGGAGATCATGTGCCTAATGTTTTCCCTTTCAAAGATTGGGATCCTGCAGGAGTTATGCCTGGCTTTGACTATGATGTAACAGATGAAACTATCTTTACACAGCTTAAAGTTGTAAATGGGGAAATAGTTGTACCCGGAGGAATCTCTTATCGAGTGTTGGTTCTTCCAAATCATCGGGTGTTATCTTTAACTGTCTTGGAAAAAGTAAAAGATTTATTAGAGCAGGGTGCTCACATTATAGGTTATAAACCGGATAAAATGATTTCATTGACAGGAGGAAATTCTGCTCAAGAGCATTTTAAAGAATTAAGTGATGATATTTGGGGAACAAATGAAGAAGGGAGTGGTGAGAGAAAATATGGAAAAGGTAAAATAATATGGGGAGTGAGTGCAAAAAACTATCTGTTTTCTCTGAATATTCCTGCTGATTTCTCTATATGGGAAAATAAAAATGAAACAGATTATGATTATATCCATTATACAATTGGAACTACTCATATTTACTTCATAAGCAATCAAACAGGGGAATGTAGAAATATTATGGCCCAATTTCGTCTTTCCGGATTTCAACCTGAACTATGGGATGCCTTGACTGGAGAGATACGTGAAGCTAAAGCTTTCAACCAGAAGGAAGGAAGTACAACTGTGCCTCTTTCTCTTGAACCTTATGGTTCAATATTCGTCATTTTTAACAGAGAGATTGACAAGAGTACACAGGGAAAGGGTATATCTAATTATCCGAAATATGAGACTCTGCAAGAAATTTCAGGCCCTTGGATAGTGAATTTTAATTCGCAAAGAGGAGCTCCAGCTTCTATTTCTTTCCCAGAATTAGCGGATTGGACAACGAATACAAATGAAAATATTAAATATTATTCAGGTTCAGCTGTTTATAATAAAACATTTAACGTATCTTTCTCGAAAGAAAAGGATATTTCTTATTTCCTTCAATTGGAAAATGTGAAAGATGTAGGGATTGCATCCGTCCGATTAAATGGTAAAGATAAAGGTATTCTTTGGACGAAGCCTTTTCGGGTAAATATTACAAACGAATTGCGGGAAGGTGAAAACTCTTTAGAGATAGAAGTCATAAACTCTTGGTATAACCGTGTTGCTGGAGATGAAATGGGACAGGATAGAAAGAAATATACAAATACAAACATTGTTTTGGGGCATGATTTTGCAGGTAGGACTATTCAGCAAATACCGTTAGAGCCTTCCGGATTATTAGGTCCTGTAACAATAAGAAAAGGAATTTTAGAATAA
- a CDS encoding sensor histidine kinase: MSSIYDSRQRLKYLFILIATLIAIVSVFVSDQIVKSLAQEERQKVEIWAEAQRMIASETNGSNMALILKIIQSNTTIPVLWCNEKDSVMDQKNIELPEKDLDQFLKAKVREFKSKNPPILIDMQDGTFQYLYYDDSIILKRLLVYPYAQLAVVFIFILIAFLALASTKKAEQNKVWVGLSKETAHQLGTPISSLIAWVEYLRTKEIDPSLLSEMEKDVKRLEMIAERFSKIGSNPDPVPVNISNSIQMALNYMETRISSKVRIYTHLPENPVLVLMNDSLFAWVIENLTKNAVDAMEGQGEITFQVEEREKTVRIDISDSGKGIPKSKYKTVFNPGYTTKKRGWGLGLSLVKRIIESYHGGKIFVKSSEVGKGTTFRIELRKYKG; the protein is encoded by the coding sequence ATGAGCAGTATATATGATTCCCGGCAACGGTTGAAATATCTTTTTATCTTAATAGCCACATTGATCGCAATTGTTTCGGTGTTTGTATCTGACCAGATCGTAAAAAGTTTGGCGCAGGAAGAGCGTCAGAAGGTTGAGATTTGGGCAGAGGCGCAGCGTATGATTGCTTCTGAAACGAATGGTTCCAATATGGCACTTATCCTGAAGATTATACAGAGTAATACAACTATTCCTGTGTTATGGTGTAACGAGAAGGATAGTGTAATGGATCAAAAGAATATTGAACTTCCGGAAAAAGATCTCGATCAGTTTTTGAAGGCGAAAGTACGGGAGTTTAAAAGTAAGAATCCGCCGATCCTGATCGATATGCAGGACGGGACTTTCCAATATCTTTATTACGACGACTCGATCATCTTAAAAAGACTTCTTGTTTATCCTTATGCACAGTTGGCGGTTGTCTTTATTTTTATTCTGATCGCTTTTCTGGCATTGGCGAGTACGAAGAAAGCCGAACAAAATAAAGTATGGGTTGGCTTGTCGAAGGAAACAGCTCATCAGTTGGGTACTCCTATTTCTTCTTTGATTGCCTGGGTAGAATATCTTCGAACGAAGGAGATTGACCCTTCTTTGTTGAGTGAGATGGAAAAGGATGTAAAGCGTTTAGAGATGATAGCGGAGCGTTTTTCAAAGATCGGATCGAATCCGGACCCTGTGCCCGTCAATATCAGTAACTCCATTCAAATGGCCTTAAATTATATGGAAACGCGTATTTCGTCCAAGGTCAGGATATATACCCATCTTCCGGAGAATCCGGTATTGGTTTTGATGAATGATTCTTTGTTTGCCTGGGTTATTGAGAATCTGACTAAAAATGCAGTGGATGCAATGGAAGGTCAGGGAGAAATAACTTTCCAGGTGGAAGAGCGCGAAAAGACTGTTCGGATCGACATTTCCGATTCGGGAAAAGGCATTCCTAAATCGAAATATAAGACCGTGTTTAATCCGGGGTATACAACCAAGAAACGCGGATGGGGACTAGGTTTGTCGCTTGTCAAGCGTATCATTGAATCCTATCATGGCGGTAAGATATTCGTGAAGAGTTCAGAGGTCGGTAAAGGCACGACATTTCGTATAGAGCTTCGTAAATATAAAGGCTAA